One window of the Lynx canadensis isolate LIC74 chromosome D3, mLynCan4.pri.v2, whole genome shotgun sequence genome contains the following:
- the ARVCF gene encoding armadillo repeat protein deleted in velo-cardio-facial syndrome isoform X1 has translation MEDCNVHSAASILASVKEQEARFERLTRALEQERRHVALQLERAQQPGVGSGGVGSGQPLPMAWQQLVLQEQSPGSQASLATMPEAPEVLEETVTVEEDPGTPTSHVSIVTSEDGTTRRTETKVTKTVKTVTTRTVRQVPVGPDGLPLLDGGPPLGPFADGPLDRHFLLRGGGPAATLSRAYLSSGGSFTDGTEPRDVPSYGSLSRGLGVRPPRGPLGPGPVDGCFTLPGRREAFPAGPEPVPPAGRSQPERFQAEPYGLEDDTRSLAADDEGGPELEPDYGTATRRRPECGRGFRTRAYEDVADDGGELMEERPPFPAATAPLAQPERGSLGSLDRVVRRSPSVDSARKEPRWRDPELPEVLAMLRHPVDPVKANAAAYLQHLCFENEGIKRRVRQLRGLPLLVALLDHPRAEVRRRACGALRNLSYGRDTDNKAAIRDCGGVPALVRLLRAARDNEVRELVTGTLWNLSSYEPLKMVIIDHGLQTLTHEVIVPHSGWEREPNEDSKPRDAEWTTVFKNTSGCLRNVSSDGAEARRRLRECEGLVDALLHALQSAVGRKDTDNKSVENCVCIMRNLSYHVHKEVPGADRYQEAEPGPPGGTAGSQRRKRDDAGCFGGKKAKEEWFHQGKKDGEMDRNFDTLDLPKRTEAAKGFELLYQPEVVRLYLSLLTESRNFNTLEAAAGALQNLSAGNWMWATYIRATVRKERGLPVLVELLQSETDKVVRAVAIALRNLSLDRRNKDLIGSYAMAELVRNVRNAQAPARPGAHLEEDTVVAVLNTIHEIVSDSLDNARSLLQARGIPALVALGATSQSVREAKAASHVLQTVWSYKELRGALQKDGWTKARFQSATATAKGPKGAPSPGGFDDSTLPLVDRSLDGEKPGSRDVIPMEALGPDGYSTVDRRERRARGSDPAGEASEKEPLKPDPSRKAPPGPSRPAVRLVDAVGDAKPQPVDSWV, from the exons ATGGAGGACTGCAACGTGCACTCAGCTGCCAGCATCCTGGCCTCAGTGAAGGAGCAGGAGGCCCGCTTTGAGAGACTGACGCGAGCTCTGGAGCAGGAGAGGCGCCATGTTGCCTTGCAGCTGGAGCGCGCCCAGCAGCCTGGTGTGGGCAGTGGTGGTGTGGGCAGTGGGCAGCCCCTGCCGATGGCTTGGCAACAGCTGGTCCTGCAG GAACAGAGCCCGGGCAGCCAGGCCTCGCTGGCCACAATGCCAGAGGCGCCCGAGGTGCTGGAGGAGACTGTGACAGTAGAGGAGGACCCTGGTACACCTACTTCTCACGTGTCCATTGTCACATCAGAAGATGGTACTACCCGGCGCACTGAGACCAAG GTCACCAAGACGGTCAAGACGGTGACCACGAGAACAGTGCGCCAAGTGCCTGTAGGCCCAGATGGCCTCCCCCTGCTGGACGGCGGCCCCCCGCTAGGCCCCTTCGCAGATGGCCCCCTGGACCGACACTTCCTGCTACGTGGGGGTGGCCCAGCAGCCACGCTTTCCCGTGCCTACCTCAGCAGTGGGGGCAGCTTTACCGACGGCACTGAGCCCCGTGATGTCCCCAGCTACGGCAGTCTATCCCGTGGGCTGGGTGTGCGGCCCCCACGTGGCCCCCTTGGCCCAGGCCCTGTGGATGGTTGCTTCACACTGCCTGGCCGACGTGAGGCCTTCCCTGCAGGCCCTGAGCCTGTGCCGCCAGCCGGCCGCTCCCAGCCCGAGCGCTTTCAGGCGGAACCATATGGTTTGGAGGATGACACACGCAGCCTGGCTGCCGATGACGAGGGTGGCCCGGAGCTGGAGCCTGACTATGGCACTGCCACTAGGAGGAGGCCTGAGTGTGGGCGTGGCTTTCGCACCAG GGCCTATGAGGATGTGGCAGATGATGGCGGTGAGCTGATGGAGGAGCGGCCCCCGTTTCCAGCTGCGACAGCACCCCTGGCCCAGCCAGAACGGGGCAGCCTGGGTAGCCTGGACCGGGTGGTACGGCGGTCGCCCTCAGTGGACAGCGCCCGTAAGGAGCCACGCTGGCGGGACCCTGAGCTGCCAGAGGTACTGGCCATGCTGCGGCACCCCGTGGATCCCGTGAAAGCCAACGCGGCTGCCTATCTGCAACACCTGTGCTTTGAGAACGAGGGCATCAAGCGACGTGTGCGGCAGCTGCGGGGCCTGCCTCTGCTCGTCGCTCTGCTGGACCACCCAAGGGCAGAGGTGCGGCGGCGGGCCTGTGGAGCACTGCGAAACCTTTCCTATGGCCGAGATACAGACAACAAGGCTGCCATCCGTGACTGTGGCGGTGTGCCTGCCCTGGTGCGCCTACTGCGGGCTGCCCGGGACAATGAGGTTCGAGAGCTCGTCACAG GTACACTCTGGAACCTGTCATCCTATGAGCCCCTGAAGATGGTCATCATTGATCACGGCCTGCAGACACTAACCCATGAGGTCATTGTGCCCCACTCGGGCTGGGAACGTGAGCCCAACGAGGATTCCAAGCCAAGGGATGCCGAGTGGACAACAGTCTTCAAGAACACATCAGGCTGCTTGAg GAACGTGAGTTCGGATGGTGCAGAGGCCCGGCGCCGCCTCCGGGAATGTGAAGGGCTGGTAGACGCCCTGCTGCACGCCTTGCAGTCAGCTGTGGGCAGGAAGGACACGGACAACAAG TCGGTGGAGAACTGTGTGTGTATCATGCGGAACCTGTCCTACCATGTGCACAAGGAGGTGCCTGGGGCCGACAGGTACCAGGAGGCTGAGCCTGGGCCCCCAGGCGGTACTGCAGGCTCCCAGCGCCGGAAGCGGGATGACGCTGGCTGTTTCGGTGGCAAGAAGGCCAAAG AGGAGTGGTTCCATCAAG GGAAGAAGGATGGTGAGATGGACCGGAACTTTGACACGCTAGACCTACCCAAGCGAACTGAGGCTGCCAAAG GCTTTGAGCTGCTGTATCAGCCCGAGGTGGTAcgtctctacctctccctcctcACGGAGAGCCGGAACTTTAACACCCTGGAGGCTGCCGCTGGCGCCCTGCAGAACCTCAGCGCTGGCAACTGGATG TGGGCCACGTACATCCGCGCCACGGTGCGCAAGGAGCGTGGGCTTCCGGTGCTCGTGGAGCTGCTGCAGTCCGAGACTGACAAGGTGGTGCGCGCTGTTGCCATTGCCCTGCGCAACCTCTCGCTGGACCGGCGCAACAAGGACCTCATTG GGAGCTATGCCATGGCGGAGCTGGTGCGGAACGTGCGCAATGCACAGGCTCCGGCGCGACCTGGTGCCCACCTGGAGGAGGACACGGTGGTGGCTGTGCTCAACACCATCCACGAGATCGTGTCCGACAGCCTGGACAACGCACGCTCACTACTACAGGCCCGAGGCATTCCAGCGCTGGTGGCACTTGGCGCTACCAG CCAATCAGTACGTGAGGCGAAGGCCGCATCCCACGTGCTACAGACTGTATGGAGCTACAAGGAGCTGCGTGGTGCCCTACAGAAAGATGGCTGGACCAAGGCGCGCTTCCAG TCAGCCACTGCTACTGCCAAGGGTCCCAAAGGAGCACCAAGTCCTGGAGGCTTTGATGACAGCACGCTGCCACTGGTGGACAGGAGCCTTG ATGGTGAGAAACCGGGCAGCCGGGACGTGATCCCCATGGAGGCACTTGGCCCAG ATGGATACTCTACTGTGGACCGGAGGGAGCGGAGGGCTCGAGGCAGTGACCCTGCGGGGGAGGCCTCTGAGAAGGAACCGTTGAAA CCCGACCCCAGCAGGAAGGCTCCGCCTGGGCCCAGCAGGCCTGCGGTCAGGCTGGTGGACGCCGTGGGGGACGCTAAGCCTCAGCCCGTTGACTCCTGGGTCTAG
- the ARVCF gene encoding armadillo repeat protein deleted in velo-cardio-facial syndrome isoform X3: MEDCNVHSAASILASVKEQEARFERLTRALEQERRHVALQLERAQQPGVGSGGVGSGQPLPMAWQQLVLQEQSPGSQASLATMPEAPEVLEETVTVEEDPGTPTSHVSIVTSEDGTTRRTETKVTKTVKTVTTRTVRQVPVGPDGLPLLDGGPPLGPFADGPLDRHFLLRGGGPAATLSRAYLSSGGSFTDGTEPRDVPSYGSLSRGLGVRPPRGPLGPGPVDGCFTLPGRREAFPAGPEPVPPAGRSQPERFQAEPYGLEDDTRSLAADDEGGPELEPDYGTATRRRPECGRGFRTRAYEDVADDGGELMEERPPFPAATAPLAQPERGSLGSLDRVVRRSPSVDSARKEPRWRDPELPEVLAMLRHPVDPVKANAAAYLQHLCFENEGIKRRVRQLRGLPLLVALLDHPRAEVRRRACGALRNLSYGRDTDNKAAIRDCGGVPALVRLLRAARDNEVRELVTGTLWNLSSYEPLKMVIIDHGLQTLTHEVIVPHSGWEREPNEDSKPRDAEWTTVFKNTSGCLRNVSSDGAEARRRLRECEGLVDALLHALQSAVGRKDTDNKSVENCVCIMRNLSYHVHKEVPGADRYQEAEPGPPGGTAGSQRRKRDDAGCFGGKKAKEEWFHQGKKDGEMDRNFDTLDLPKRTEAAKGFELLYQPEVVRLYLSLLTESRNFNTLEAAAGALQNLSAGNWMWATYIRATVRKERGLPVLVELLQSETDKVVRAVAIALRNLSLDRRNKDLIGSYAMAELVRNVRNAQAPARPGAHLEEDTVVAVLNTIHEIVSDSLDNARSLLQARGIPALVALGATSQSVREAKAASHVLQTVWSYKELRGALQKDGWTKARFQSATATAKGPKGAPSPGGFDDSTLPLVDRSLDGEKPGSRDVIPMEALGPDGYSTVDRRERRARGSDPAGEASEKEPLKGSGPAICS; encoded by the exons ATGGAGGACTGCAACGTGCACTCAGCTGCCAGCATCCTGGCCTCAGTGAAGGAGCAGGAGGCCCGCTTTGAGAGACTGACGCGAGCTCTGGAGCAGGAGAGGCGCCATGTTGCCTTGCAGCTGGAGCGCGCCCAGCAGCCTGGTGTGGGCAGTGGTGGTGTGGGCAGTGGGCAGCCCCTGCCGATGGCTTGGCAACAGCTGGTCCTGCAG GAACAGAGCCCGGGCAGCCAGGCCTCGCTGGCCACAATGCCAGAGGCGCCCGAGGTGCTGGAGGAGACTGTGACAGTAGAGGAGGACCCTGGTACACCTACTTCTCACGTGTCCATTGTCACATCAGAAGATGGTACTACCCGGCGCACTGAGACCAAG GTCACCAAGACGGTCAAGACGGTGACCACGAGAACAGTGCGCCAAGTGCCTGTAGGCCCAGATGGCCTCCCCCTGCTGGACGGCGGCCCCCCGCTAGGCCCCTTCGCAGATGGCCCCCTGGACCGACACTTCCTGCTACGTGGGGGTGGCCCAGCAGCCACGCTTTCCCGTGCCTACCTCAGCAGTGGGGGCAGCTTTACCGACGGCACTGAGCCCCGTGATGTCCCCAGCTACGGCAGTCTATCCCGTGGGCTGGGTGTGCGGCCCCCACGTGGCCCCCTTGGCCCAGGCCCTGTGGATGGTTGCTTCACACTGCCTGGCCGACGTGAGGCCTTCCCTGCAGGCCCTGAGCCTGTGCCGCCAGCCGGCCGCTCCCAGCCCGAGCGCTTTCAGGCGGAACCATATGGTTTGGAGGATGACACACGCAGCCTGGCTGCCGATGACGAGGGTGGCCCGGAGCTGGAGCCTGACTATGGCACTGCCACTAGGAGGAGGCCTGAGTGTGGGCGTGGCTTTCGCACCAG GGCCTATGAGGATGTGGCAGATGATGGCGGTGAGCTGATGGAGGAGCGGCCCCCGTTTCCAGCTGCGACAGCACCCCTGGCCCAGCCAGAACGGGGCAGCCTGGGTAGCCTGGACCGGGTGGTACGGCGGTCGCCCTCAGTGGACAGCGCCCGTAAGGAGCCACGCTGGCGGGACCCTGAGCTGCCAGAGGTACTGGCCATGCTGCGGCACCCCGTGGATCCCGTGAAAGCCAACGCGGCTGCCTATCTGCAACACCTGTGCTTTGAGAACGAGGGCATCAAGCGACGTGTGCGGCAGCTGCGGGGCCTGCCTCTGCTCGTCGCTCTGCTGGACCACCCAAGGGCAGAGGTGCGGCGGCGGGCCTGTGGAGCACTGCGAAACCTTTCCTATGGCCGAGATACAGACAACAAGGCTGCCATCCGTGACTGTGGCGGTGTGCCTGCCCTGGTGCGCCTACTGCGGGCTGCCCGGGACAATGAGGTTCGAGAGCTCGTCACAG GTACACTCTGGAACCTGTCATCCTATGAGCCCCTGAAGATGGTCATCATTGATCACGGCCTGCAGACACTAACCCATGAGGTCATTGTGCCCCACTCGGGCTGGGAACGTGAGCCCAACGAGGATTCCAAGCCAAGGGATGCCGAGTGGACAACAGTCTTCAAGAACACATCAGGCTGCTTGAg GAACGTGAGTTCGGATGGTGCAGAGGCCCGGCGCCGCCTCCGGGAATGTGAAGGGCTGGTAGACGCCCTGCTGCACGCCTTGCAGTCAGCTGTGGGCAGGAAGGACACGGACAACAAG TCGGTGGAGAACTGTGTGTGTATCATGCGGAACCTGTCCTACCATGTGCACAAGGAGGTGCCTGGGGCCGACAGGTACCAGGAGGCTGAGCCTGGGCCCCCAGGCGGTACTGCAGGCTCCCAGCGCCGGAAGCGGGATGACGCTGGCTGTTTCGGTGGCAAGAAGGCCAAAG AGGAGTGGTTCCATCAAG GGAAGAAGGATGGTGAGATGGACCGGAACTTTGACACGCTAGACCTACCCAAGCGAACTGAGGCTGCCAAAG GCTTTGAGCTGCTGTATCAGCCCGAGGTGGTAcgtctctacctctccctcctcACGGAGAGCCGGAACTTTAACACCCTGGAGGCTGCCGCTGGCGCCCTGCAGAACCTCAGCGCTGGCAACTGGATG TGGGCCACGTACATCCGCGCCACGGTGCGCAAGGAGCGTGGGCTTCCGGTGCTCGTGGAGCTGCTGCAGTCCGAGACTGACAAGGTGGTGCGCGCTGTTGCCATTGCCCTGCGCAACCTCTCGCTGGACCGGCGCAACAAGGACCTCATTG GGAGCTATGCCATGGCGGAGCTGGTGCGGAACGTGCGCAATGCACAGGCTCCGGCGCGACCTGGTGCCCACCTGGAGGAGGACACGGTGGTGGCTGTGCTCAACACCATCCACGAGATCGTGTCCGACAGCCTGGACAACGCACGCTCACTACTACAGGCCCGAGGCATTCCAGCGCTGGTGGCACTTGGCGCTACCAG CCAATCAGTACGTGAGGCGAAGGCCGCATCCCACGTGCTACAGACTGTATGGAGCTACAAGGAGCTGCGTGGTGCCCTACAGAAAGATGGCTGGACCAAGGCGCGCTTCCAG TCAGCCACTGCTACTGCCAAGGGTCCCAAAGGAGCACCAAGTCCTGGAGGCTTTGATGACAGCACGCTGCCACTGGTGGACAGGAGCCTTG ATGGTGAGAAACCGGGCAGCCGGGACGTGATCCCCATGGAGGCACTTGGCCCAG ATGGATACTCTACTGTGGACCGGAGGGAGCGGAGGGCTCGAGGCAGTGACCCTGCGGGGGAGGCCTCTGAGAAGGAACCGTTGAAA GGCTCGGGCCCAGCCATTTGTTCTTAG
- the ARVCF gene encoding armadillo repeat protein deleted in velo-cardio-facial syndrome isoform X4, translating into MEDCNVHSAASILASVKEQEARFERLTRALEQERRHVALQLERAQQPGVGSGGVGSGQPLPMAWQQLVLQEQSPGSQASLATMPEAPEVLEETVTVEEDPGTPTSHVSIVTSEDGTTRRTETKVTKTVKTVTTRTVRQVPVGPDGLPLLDGGPPLGPFADGPLDRHFLLRGGGPAATLSRAYLSSGGSFTDGTEPRDVPSYGSLSRGLGVRPPRGPLGPGPVDGCFTLPGRREAFPAGPEPVPPAGRSQPERFQAEPYGLEDDTRSLAADDEGGPELEPDYGTATRRRPECGRGFRTRAYEDVADDGGELMEERPPFPAATAPLAQPERGSLGSLDRVVRRSPSVDSARKEPRWRDPELPEVLAMLRHPVDPVKANAAAYLQHLCFENEGIKRRVRQLRGLPLLVALLDHPRAEVRRRACGALRNLSYGRDTDNKAAIRDCGGVPALVRLLRAARDNEVRELVTGTLWNLSSYEPLKMVIIDHGLQTLTHEVIVPHSGWEREPNEDSKPRDAEWTTVFKNTSGCLRNVSSDGAEARRRLRECEGLVDALLHALQSAVGRKDTDNKSVENCVCIMRNLSYHVHKEVPGADRYQEAEPGPPGGTAGSQRRKRDDAGCFGGKKAKGKKDGEMDRNFDTLDLPKRTEAAKGFELLYQPEVVRLYLSLLTESRNFNTLEAAAGALQNLSAGNWMWATYIRATVRKERGLPVLVELLQSETDKVVRAVAIALRNLSLDRRNKDLIGSYAMAELVRNVRNAQAPARPGAHLEEDTVVAVLNTIHEIVSDSLDNARSLLQARGIPALVALGATSQSVREAKAASHVLQTVWSYKELRGALQKDGWTKARFQSATATAKGPKGAPSPGGFDDSTLPLVDRSLDGEKPGSRDVIPMEALGPDGYSTVDRRERRARGSDPAGEASEKEPLKGSGPAICS; encoded by the exons ATGGAGGACTGCAACGTGCACTCAGCTGCCAGCATCCTGGCCTCAGTGAAGGAGCAGGAGGCCCGCTTTGAGAGACTGACGCGAGCTCTGGAGCAGGAGAGGCGCCATGTTGCCTTGCAGCTGGAGCGCGCCCAGCAGCCTGGTGTGGGCAGTGGTGGTGTGGGCAGTGGGCAGCCCCTGCCGATGGCTTGGCAACAGCTGGTCCTGCAG GAACAGAGCCCGGGCAGCCAGGCCTCGCTGGCCACAATGCCAGAGGCGCCCGAGGTGCTGGAGGAGACTGTGACAGTAGAGGAGGACCCTGGTACACCTACTTCTCACGTGTCCATTGTCACATCAGAAGATGGTACTACCCGGCGCACTGAGACCAAG GTCACCAAGACGGTCAAGACGGTGACCACGAGAACAGTGCGCCAAGTGCCTGTAGGCCCAGATGGCCTCCCCCTGCTGGACGGCGGCCCCCCGCTAGGCCCCTTCGCAGATGGCCCCCTGGACCGACACTTCCTGCTACGTGGGGGTGGCCCAGCAGCCACGCTTTCCCGTGCCTACCTCAGCAGTGGGGGCAGCTTTACCGACGGCACTGAGCCCCGTGATGTCCCCAGCTACGGCAGTCTATCCCGTGGGCTGGGTGTGCGGCCCCCACGTGGCCCCCTTGGCCCAGGCCCTGTGGATGGTTGCTTCACACTGCCTGGCCGACGTGAGGCCTTCCCTGCAGGCCCTGAGCCTGTGCCGCCAGCCGGCCGCTCCCAGCCCGAGCGCTTTCAGGCGGAACCATATGGTTTGGAGGATGACACACGCAGCCTGGCTGCCGATGACGAGGGTGGCCCGGAGCTGGAGCCTGACTATGGCACTGCCACTAGGAGGAGGCCTGAGTGTGGGCGTGGCTTTCGCACCAG GGCCTATGAGGATGTGGCAGATGATGGCGGTGAGCTGATGGAGGAGCGGCCCCCGTTTCCAGCTGCGACAGCACCCCTGGCCCAGCCAGAACGGGGCAGCCTGGGTAGCCTGGACCGGGTGGTACGGCGGTCGCCCTCAGTGGACAGCGCCCGTAAGGAGCCACGCTGGCGGGACCCTGAGCTGCCAGAGGTACTGGCCATGCTGCGGCACCCCGTGGATCCCGTGAAAGCCAACGCGGCTGCCTATCTGCAACACCTGTGCTTTGAGAACGAGGGCATCAAGCGACGTGTGCGGCAGCTGCGGGGCCTGCCTCTGCTCGTCGCTCTGCTGGACCACCCAAGGGCAGAGGTGCGGCGGCGGGCCTGTGGAGCACTGCGAAACCTTTCCTATGGCCGAGATACAGACAACAAGGCTGCCATCCGTGACTGTGGCGGTGTGCCTGCCCTGGTGCGCCTACTGCGGGCTGCCCGGGACAATGAGGTTCGAGAGCTCGTCACAG GTACACTCTGGAACCTGTCATCCTATGAGCCCCTGAAGATGGTCATCATTGATCACGGCCTGCAGACACTAACCCATGAGGTCATTGTGCCCCACTCGGGCTGGGAACGTGAGCCCAACGAGGATTCCAAGCCAAGGGATGCCGAGTGGACAACAGTCTTCAAGAACACATCAGGCTGCTTGAg GAACGTGAGTTCGGATGGTGCAGAGGCCCGGCGCCGCCTCCGGGAATGTGAAGGGCTGGTAGACGCCCTGCTGCACGCCTTGCAGTCAGCTGTGGGCAGGAAGGACACGGACAACAAG TCGGTGGAGAACTGTGTGTGTATCATGCGGAACCTGTCCTACCATGTGCACAAGGAGGTGCCTGGGGCCGACAGGTACCAGGAGGCTGAGCCTGGGCCCCCAGGCGGTACTGCAGGCTCCCAGCGCCGGAAGCGGGATGACGCTGGCTGTTTCGGTGGCAAGAAGGCCAAAG GGAAGAAGGATGGTGAGATGGACCGGAACTTTGACACGCTAGACCTACCCAAGCGAACTGAGGCTGCCAAAG GCTTTGAGCTGCTGTATCAGCCCGAGGTGGTAcgtctctacctctccctcctcACGGAGAGCCGGAACTTTAACACCCTGGAGGCTGCCGCTGGCGCCCTGCAGAACCTCAGCGCTGGCAACTGGATG TGGGCCACGTACATCCGCGCCACGGTGCGCAAGGAGCGTGGGCTTCCGGTGCTCGTGGAGCTGCTGCAGTCCGAGACTGACAAGGTGGTGCGCGCTGTTGCCATTGCCCTGCGCAACCTCTCGCTGGACCGGCGCAACAAGGACCTCATTG GGAGCTATGCCATGGCGGAGCTGGTGCGGAACGTGCGCAATGCACAGGCTCCGGCGCGACCTGGTGCCCACCTGGAGGAGGACACGGTGGTGGCTGTGCTCAACACCATCCACGAGATCGTGTCCGACAGCCTGGACAACGCACGCTCACTACTACAGGCCCGAGGCATTCCAGCGCTGGTGGCACTTGGCGCTACCAG CCAATCAGTACGTGAGGCGAAGGCCGCATCCCACGTGCTACAGACTGTATGGAGCTACAAGGAGCTGCGTGGTGCCCTACAGAAAGATGGCTGGACCAAGGCGCGCTTCCAG TCAGCCACTGCTACTGCCAAGGGTCCCAAAGGAGCACCAAGTCCTGGAGGCTTTGATGACAGCACGCTGCCACTGGTGGACAGGAGCCTTG ATGGTGAGAAACCGGGCAGCCGGGACGTGATCCCCATGGAGGCACTTGGCCCAG ATGGATACTCTACTGTGGACCGGAGGGAGCGGAGGGCTCGAGGCAGTGACCCTGCGGGGGAGGCCTCTGAGAAGGAACCGTTGAAA GGCTCGGGCCCAGCCATTTGTTCTTAG